The DNA segment ACAGCCAACCCTAAAAGGGGGTTTGGATTTGCTTCGACAACAGAAGATCAACAAAGTCTTAGCCATTCCCGCAATGTTATTCGCTGCGGGCCACGCCAAGAACGACATCCCCTCGGTATTGAATGACTATTCAGCTAAGACAGGGCTGACTATCAACTATGGCAGCGAATTAGGAGTGGACCGTTTAATGGTTGCTGCCGCGGGTGCACGCGTAAAAGAGGCCTTGCGACGAGTGTCTAACGACATCCCGGTTTCAGAAACGCTCCTGGTTGTGGTTGGACGCGGTTCTTCTGACCCAGATGCTAACTCCAATGTGGTCAAAGTGATGCGAATGCTAGTGGAAGGTTTCGGATTCGGTTGGGGTGAAACCGTCTATTCTGGCGTGACCTTCCCACTTGTAGATCCTGGACTGCGACATGCCGTGCGCTTGGGGTTCCGTCGCATTGTTGTCGTCCCATATTTCCTGTTTTCAGGGGTTCTGATAAGTCGAATTCGCCGGCACACAAACCTGGTTGCTGCAGATCATCCTGAGGTCGAGTTCCTATCGGCCGGCTATCTAGGCAATCACCCAATGGTGCTGAATACCTTTCGCGAGCGCGTGGCAGAGGCGCTTCGTGGAGATACAGCGATGAATTGCTCTTTATGTAAATACCGAGCTCAGGTGCTCGGCTTTGAACATGATGTAGGACGTGCTCAAGAGAGCAATCACTGCCATGTGGAGGGACTGGCAGAGAGCTGCACGCTGTGCGAATGGGAATGCACAGGAGCTTGTCAGCTTGATGATCTATCTACTCGAACCCACAGCCACACCCACCACTGTAGTGATGAGCATAGTGAAGCTCATATCCACCGTGCTTCTTATCCCCATGCTAACCATCCACTCGGTCCTTCAACATTGAGTCAAATCCCATCGACCCTCAGAGATTACCCATAAAAATCTTAAGAAAAAACCAAAAATTTCTTAATATCTACCGTTGCTA comes from the Synechococcus sp. M16CYN genome and includes:
- a CDS encoding sirohydrochlorin chelatase, whose product is MIDIQAESASERLGVLICGHGSRNHLAVKEFAQMVEQLRPQLAPMPVEYGYLEFAQPTLKGGLDLLRQQKINKVLAIPAMLFAAGHAKNDIPSVLNDYSAKTGLTINYGSELGVDRLMVAAAGARVKEALRRVSNDIPVSETLLVVVGRGSSDPDANSNVVKVMRMLVEGFGFGWGETVYSGVTFPLVDPGLRHAVRLGFRRIVVVPYFLFSGVLISRIRRHTNLVAADHPEVEFLSAGYLGNHPMVLNTFRERVAEALRGDTAMNCSLCKYRAQVLGFEHDVGRAQESNHCHVEGLAESCTLCEWECTGACQLDDLSTRTHSHTHHCSDEHSEAHIHRASYPHANHPLGPSTLSQIPSTLRDYP